ttgaacaatCATATCTTCTGTGTTAGAgatgtaaattttttcaagataatttgtctttttggttttaaaattaaataaatttctaaaaatttatttatttcgttcaaaatccgACTTTTTGTAGAACATCAATCTCCTggccagataattttttgtttgtttgttaaatatttaaaagctttgttgcaaatctatttttattgttaaaattattcttttcttaatcagaaaatttaactattccatgttggGTTCTAACTCTATCCTGTGTATTCAATaagtaacaaatttgtattttttaatagaatatttgatactctttgtcgaaaattcatctttttggttgaaaattgtttttttctttttaatataattttttaaatagattttttgtctgaaaattcaactatatataccattttcagttgaaactgtatcctgtatactgtacaagttaaaaattttactatttggtagaaagttcatgtattttgttaaaacctaTTCTTCTTGGgtaaaaagaaaacataaaaatgaaagaacagaagtactttttgtttcgagttttttttcaagcagatacagttgaattttatggcattgaaacaaaacaagattaaatagagttgtaacaTGTAAAATTTACTCTGAAATCGCTGCAAAGATGACATCTTTTTCTTTCtgtgaatcttctttgttaaaagttgaactttttggttcaaagttcaactattttgtagaaaatttatcttttggggtagaaaattcttcttctttgttgatagtttcactttttggttgagaatcttgtgttaaattgataatttttttttgaaaatcctctttttttgttgaagattgatcttttttctttcttaaaaatccacttttttccaaaatatttagctttctaccttaaaaacttttatttaatttaaatgaaaaaatgatttaatgatttttatgctaATTTACTATTTGcattgttctagggaatatttacggggcggctcaaaaagcaggaaagcagctggcaagagacttttttaattttaacaattgtagtTGCAGTATTTAACTTAATCTTGCATTAGtgttactttttagattaaagctgattatatcgtaccagtaatatcatataagttctatataataagttctatttaataataaaaaaatcatgcatttatacctcaagtatttatcgaattttaaccctttcataattaatttatactttttcttattacaattatattttatacttgattAATTTATAGATtatgtaaggtttttaaatactacggtgaatattttatactctgtatctgaatttgtatgaatttgtactaattgaatagtgcagtgacttttataaatttatgaatagatttcaatctatatatagattgaaatctattcataaattgattctttttcctGCTAATTGATAGCATTGTTTAATTCTTGATTCGTATTTACAGAACATGTAAATTCAGGTCCACAAGATTTATTGCATACGAATCATGTGACACATGCCGCTGCCGTTTGCAATGGGCTTCCAAGTGAACCATCAACGTTACTTTCTGACGGGCATTCGTATGAACCTTGCTCCAAATCTTGCCTTTTTAAATGCAACTCGAGGTCCCACACAACCAACAATAGAAACTACTCCTGCTTCTACATCGCCATCCCCGGCATTGCGAATTTGCAATAGCGATAGCGATTAGACATCAGCTAAAACTAAATCATCGTTTTATGTACAACATTCAGTTTTTTCCTCATGTTTGTCCCCCAATGCAATAGGTTTTGTAAAACTTGTAAATTGGATTAAGTTCAGCTATAAATATGTGAAACCCGGTGTCACAATAATGATAGCAGCAGAAAATGGACCCAAATTTTATACTGTACACTATTGCATTATGCAAGATAATTACGGAGCGGTTTTTATCTCAGAGAAACTACAAAATGTTTACTACGATGATCACTTTCAAGCGTATGAAGTAGCTCATGAAACTGACAAGAAACGGAAGTGTTTGACCTGAAATGAATTGATTAAAGGTATAATTACGCATATTGGACGCGCATGTAACggagtaaattaattttgttaaaaaatggctataaatatattaatattttatgcgAATTATGAATGTATATGTATTGATCGTATCATACACTAATGgaaccttatttttatttttagataaataaatgatcaaaagaaaagttaaattaccaagttttttaaatttcaatacctCTTGGGATGAACTGAAATAATAACCGTGTCTATAGtataaaaccctttaaaatgtaGGCATAAGGTGATATATAAGCTCATACATTTTACGATGAACCGAACGTAAGTTACATTTAGAAAACTATAAAATATCTGAAGATGATAggataaagaaatatttgaaatagtagCTTTCACCATAGTTCCACCGGAAAAAATACCATGCCCATGGTATAAGGTATTTATCGGTAAAGAAAAATAGGTAGTAAGGGAGGGCCGTCCTTCctatttagttttataaaaattaccatGCTCATGGTATAAGGTACTGTCCGTCAAGGAATTGCAGGTAGTAGGGCAGGGCCATCCTTCCTATGTGCCAGTACAAAAATTACCATGTTCATGGCATAAGGTGCCGTTCGGTACGGTACTGCAGGTAGTAGGGGAGGGTCAGCCTTTCTATGTACCTCTACAAAAATTCCCATGCTACACAGTACGATATGGTATAAGGCACAGAATTTGTTTCgagaattatacaaataattagtcaaattttctgttatttaacgctaaaagtatttatgaaaatttccaaaacaaggcacattaaaatataataactactatattatttttcactGGAAAGACCACTGTGTCACCAAGTCATTAGAAATTATAGGAATTTTTACCAGAATTTCCTTTACAAATCCCTCGAGTTTTCTCTCCGTGTACAAATCATCAGTAAAACTACTACTGattcgtagaaaaagcgttaacattaaattcataaataattatttttttattaattacatttttaacgattttttaactcattagtaattttttgattaatgattattatcggaatgtctactctaaatcaattgataatCCCCACTATAATtcccactatttacatagtagaacctcatgccagttcagataTAGAGAATGAAAAGTTTGTTNNNNNNNNNNNNNNNNNNNNNNNNNNNNNNNNNNNNNNNNNNNNNNNNNNNNNNNNNNNNNNNNNNNNNNNNNNNNNNNNNNNNNNNNNNNNNNNNNNNNACTATCATCAATAGCCCttttcaccatctcagattttcaAATCGATCCTTCgcgataaccgaattttccttgCTTACATGtctatattgacactttgaaataatcaagtcgacccttaaaaatgatcgaatcgcccatccgagatttccaaaccgacccttcacaatgatcagGTCAGtcagcttgagatgaccgagacggtggtctgaggaaatcgagtcgtctttctgagattgtcgatttggacctcttgtttttactttatagagatagtcgctttagtCATATttaagagctgtcctatagtcgacgaTATGCCTCGATGCGAAATAGTAGTACAAGTAGCGCCATCTCATAAAATATAAggtacaaatattaatttaagccCTTTACTGCTGACACATCGCGTTCGTTCacaatgatttttccaaaatggTGAAAAAAGCTCGTGAAAAGGTGTTTTTTTTAGAGAGTTTGCCCCTAATTTGCTCAAAAATTTGACGTTATGGGTTTTAATTCTTCTTTAGTGCTCAAAAAAACATCGAAAATGCTTATTCGAACTTAATAGGAAATACTGGGGGGTGTAAATACAggcctatattttaaaaattagattcttaATCTGTATTGGTATTTGGGACTTTTGCTATATAGTATATGGTATATACTGACAGACTAAttagaaaaatgtgtttaataTAAAGAACATGTAGGACAAAAtcagtgttttattaaaaatcggaCCTTTGCCGGAATTTTCCGGCGTTTTTAGATTAATTATATTCTTTCATTAAACGATTATAAACGCGCGTGTATCATAGGCAGGTATAAGAAAACCGCAACTATTTCCTCCTTTCGTGATTTATAACGTATGAGGCGAGTCCCGGGAATAACCATTGCTGGCAGATCAGTAGTGTACACGTTCCTCCATATAGACAGGTTTCTCGGATTTTTAAGGTGCCATGTAAATGGATTATTTTCCTAACATGGATACACAGCTGAAGAGTGAATAGATTGTGTCATTAACCGCCGACCTGCAAAGTTGTTGGAAGAATAAACACGTTGAAAATACCCTTGAGTGTATGTTTAAAGGATATTTTCACCTTATATGTTATTACTTCTTTGGCGGCGTAAAAAGGATAAACTACTCGACTTTAAATCATTTCAGGCCTGTGAAGCTGAATTTCCACACCTGAATAAAATACACGGCTCAAATAAGAATGaaacttcaatattaaaaaattacaaaatagcgaataaacatattttattaacaaCGACAGACACATCTTTTATAGCAGTATTATAAAAACTTACATGTAAAAATGTAAGGAGAGacgtaaaatttgatatttagaaGTAATTGTCATTTTTAGTAGAGGAGTACTATATATAATGAGAAAGATTTATAGTTGAAGACGATAATGTTGGTGTTTAAAGGGCAGTAAACAAGTTTTAATGCAACAGCTACAGTGAATTGTTGCTGATCACACAAGAAAGCTAATTCGGtttcataataataatgttaGAAGTTATCAAATCGggataaaaacaaatataaagttACTTTCCGCCAGCATGATTAATTTTGGACTCCGACTACTAAAAACTGGATGAACGACTCGGACAAACAGGCAGTAATCATATACGATGTGTTGAAAGGAATGTAACAAGAGAGGAGAACGATAAattctgcaatataaaaaaacgattCCGTTTCTTGATTTTATTATACCTTCTTTTCAGGTCATATGGAATTGAAACCCAGTTTTAAAATTGTAGGGCTTATTAACAAtggttgtttttattatttttaagacagCTTGTCACATCcatcattcttattttttctttatctcgatgaaaggaattttttcaacGACAAAGTTAAGGCGTGAGGTCCGGATGGAGTCCTGTTTGACGTATGTAAGTGTCAAAAAGACATCTTGCTTACGGTTATCTTGTGTACACCTCTTACGAAATCCCGCAAATTTCCTAGAAATCTTCGGATTGCCttaaaatcaattggaaatttttgaaatcaaatgaaatcttttgtaatccctTGGAATACcttgatttttcttgaaatttctcaaagttttttatttgaatttaaaattagaaaactcCCATGGAATTTGGTAAAGTTCCTTCTAACTCACAAAAATTTTACTAtcgattgaaatcttttgaattctctgaaatccatggacataggaaagacgggactactatcggcgagaaaattcgagtcctttgGCTTTGATATTGAATAAGTATGTgtagaaaaaatggtaggttaatcaaagaggtatcattttaaaggtgcaaatattGTATCgtttaatgagccgaaaagtaatattccaaaaaattatttgtagcttataGATCTGAAAATCTAATGAAACGTAAGGAAacttgatagcttttaaaaacagtgatctttgaagcatagttttttatagaaaaaataataggaaaaatctgaaaaaattcatggtggtacatgaaatatttctgaatagattgccgtcgaaaactttgcaaaatataaattattgttcgttttttgtgaatcaATATGCAAAAGCACTATCTTCAGttttaatgaagataatgaagtgatttaaattggaggtagttagttgaactatctgtaataattacaatttgaagaaagtatgtgctacttgttgtcttcgtacaaactGCGATAttttaagtcagttttttatataggaaagcaagtgcgagagcccagcgtggtgccgtttttttcaggggatcgtcctcggtattcctcagcccgacctacccaacttgtgcctccgagcctcactctggccatCAAACCCTTTCTCTGTGTTGAGAAAAATCGAGGCCGATCTCCCGAAAAAACGGTACCACGCTGAGCTCTCGCACTTGTTTTCCTAtataaaaactgacttcaaatatcgcaatttgtacgaagacaacaaaaagcacatacttccttcaaattgtaaattattacggatagttcaactaactacctccaatttaaatcacttcattatcttcattagaactgaagatggcgcgctcgcatatttattcacaaaaaatgaacaattatttatattttgcaaatttttcgacggtaatctgttcagaaatgtttaatgtaccaccatgaattttttcagatttttcctattattttttctataaaaaactatgcttcaaagttcactgtctttaaaagctatcaaatttccttacttttcatcagattttcagatctgtaagctacaaataattttttggaatactacttttcggctcattaacgtacaacatttgcatcTTAAGAACGAGACCTTTTTTATCAACCTACCATtctttcttcacatacttattcaacgtcaaagccagaggaatcgaattttctcgccgatagtaggcatgtgatcctaacttgggcgagcgtgGTTGagtccacgggaggggggagaattccatgagtggggagagccgccatcttacgatgtgccacttgatcatgcgcacgagcgttttttgCCGACATACTgtgcaagaaaatataaacatgtgggcgctgccatgtttttcgcgagacatcaaaagatggcggacctcccccctcattgcatcatccccacaatggcatgcctagtcccgtattTGCTATGT
The sequence above is drawn from the Belonocnema kinseyi isolate 2016_QV_RU_SX_M_011 chromosome 7, B_treatae_v1, whole genome shotgun sequence genome and encodes:
- the LOC117176323 gene encoding uncharacterized protein LOC117176323, with amino-acid sequence MAGAGPCSCSYMQRMESWNCSGKTINIFIEHVNSGPQDLLHTNHVTHAAAVCNGLPSEPSTLLSDGHSYEPCSKSCLFKCNSRSHTTNNRNYSCFYIAIPGIANLQ